TCTTGCTCAATTTTTCCGGGTTGTGCGGTATATGCAGTTTGAATGGCTTCAGGTCTTTGAGTTTGTGAATCTCTGTATCTGGTTGTAGCCTTAGCACCTAAAGTCTGCAGACGGATTGGTTCGTCTTTCTCTTTGGACAACTCTTGATGCGAAGCTTTTACTTTACCGACAATTCTCATACCTGAGAAACTGTCATTAAATTCATTATCTGTGATTTTCCCTGACTTTGTATCAGAAGTGGCATTAACTTTAGCCCTCTCACTTTCGGCTGTTTCATTCTTAGGAATCGCTGGCTGGGGAGTCGGAAAATCCACATCATCACCAAATGACTGACCGAAATCCTCAACCTGAAGTCTTTTAGCTGATGAATCCTTTGTAGTCGTTACCTTAAAATCTGGCGGTGGAGCACCTGTTTTGGTATAGCGAGTCTCTACCACATCGGAAATTCTCTGAGATATAAGTATAAATAAAAATACAGCACCTAAAATTGATATACAGACACCGATTATTCGAATAGCTATCTCTTCAAAAAACATTGCTACAAATAATCCTGCAATGATAATAAATACGGCAAGTATATCACCCGGTGTTATAAAATTCCTGATTTGAAAGTTTTTTTTGCCCATGACACTAATTGACAAATAAATTTTAAAAGTTTGAAAATATCACAATCCCAAAAATAATAATAAAATATTAGCAATTCAACTTTAAATTGATTTAAATGCTAAATAATTTAAATATTATTCAAAACAATTTGAAATTGCAGGAAAAGTTAGCATATATTGCCATTTGAATGAACTCTAAATGAATTTATTGTATATCTTGACATATAATATTACTCATTTGCAGACATCATATTTATTCTACTCAACCAATTACAGCTTATTGATAGAATATAATTCAATTTATCAACCGTACTTTATTAATCAACATCTAAATGTTTTGCTACTATTTCGAGTAATTTTTCCGGAAGAAATGGCTTTGCAATATAATCAATGCAGCCTGCATCCAAAGCATCATCTCTATCGTCAGGCTGAGCATAAGCAGTGACTGCAATAATTTTGGCATCAGGCGATTGCTTTAGTATCTCTTTGGTTGCCGTAAGACCGTCCATTTCAGGCATTTTTATATCCATCAAAACAAGCTTGATATCACTATGGAGATTGAATAAATCAACTGCCATTCTTCCATTTTCAGCATGAATTAGTGTTACATTTTTTATTCTTTTTAAAGTTTTTTGAATGTAAAGAAAGTTGACCAAATCATCTTCAGCAACTAAAATTGAAAAAATCTTGCTTTCATCAATAATATTTCCAAAATCATCTTCAAAAACTGATTTCGCTCCTATCTCAAATTTTTCGTTGCTTTTTTTGTATGGTATCGTATATGAAAATTTTGTTCCTTCTTCTTTTTTAGTTTCGACTCTTATTTCTCCACCTAAGATTTCAACTAAGCCCTTCACGATAGATAAACCAAGACCGGCGCCTTCATAAGTACGGTTGAATGATGTATCCTCCTGACGGAATCTATCAAATAAGCTCGGTAGAAATTCATCTGAAATGCCGGTTCCTGTGTCTGAAACATAAATTTCAACAAAATCATCAATGAGCTCATAACCAATTACAATTCTGCCTTTCTCGGTAAATTTAATTGCATTACTTACCAGATTGCTGATTATCTGATGATGTTTGTTTTGGTCTGAGAAAATAACTGCATCATCTTCAATAAGTGAGCAGAAAACCTCAAGATTCAACTCTTTAGCAGCTGCTGACTGATAATATAATTGAGCAATATCATTTATTAAATAGTTGATATTGAAGTTATCCTCCACTATGTCTACTTTACCGGCTTCAATTCTCGCAAGGTCGAGAATATCATTAATCAGATTCAATAGTCGCTTATTGCTTCTTTCTAAAAGTGACAAAAACTCTGAATGTTCTTCTGCAGTAATATTCGGGTCTGCAAGCAGATGCGTGAAACCCATTATTCCACTCATAGGAGTTCGCAGTTCATGACTCATATTAGCTAAGAATGATGTTTTCAACCTATCGCTTTGTTCGGCTTTTTCTTTAGCAGTTATAAGCTCATCTTCAATTTGCTTTCTATCGGTTATATCTCTTGAAATAATCAATATTTCTTCAGAATTAATCCTCAAAACTCTATCTTCATACCATAAATTACTGCCATTCAGTACAAGGTTAAAATCAAATATTTGTATTTGGTTTGTTTGGTTGAGTCTGTCTAATGCATTGAAAAATAATTTACAAACATGCTCCGGCATTACATCTGAGACATTTTTTCCCATAAATTGAGATTTTGGAAGATAAAGCCTGCTCTCATCGTGAACAAGACAATCTCTGAAAGTGCCGTCATTAGCAATAATGAAAAACAAGTCAGGTATTGCCTGAACAATAGCACGATTCTTTTCTTCGCTTTGTTTGAGGGCATTTTCAAACAATTTCTGTTCGGAAATATTTCGGTAAATCCCATAAACAGCCAGTTGATTGCCATCGGTATGAATTATTGGCTTTCCTAAAATCGAAACATCTATAAGTTTGCCGTCTTTAGTTTGCCTTTTTGTCTCAAATGCAATTTTCTTGCCTATCGCTACAGCATTTGTGAGATTCTGACCTTCAATTTTAAAATTGTCAGGTACTATCAAATCGTTTATTTGCAAACCTTTAATTTCTTCTTTCTTAAATCCGAATAATTTCTCAAATTCAATATTGCAATCCAACACTCTATCCTGATTATCGAGGAGGACAATTCCTTCAGGTGAAAATCTGAACAAGTTTTCAAAGAAAGTGCGTTCTCTTTCGAGTAATTCCTCTGCTACTTGCGAATGAGTTATATCACGCAGAGCACCAAAAATTATGTGATTATTGCTATCAGAATTATACACAGATGATTTTACAAATGATTCTACCCAAACAATACTGTTATCTTTAGCAATTAATCTAATCTTGCAAAATCCGGTTTCACCGCGCTTTATATTTACAACATTTAAATCGAAAGTCTGCAAGTCTTCCGGATGTACGATTTTACCCCAGCATTCCATTTTTATTAATTCTTCAATAGTATAGCCTGTGATTTTCTCAGTAGCGCCAATCATCCATACAATCTTTGGCTTGTTGAGACTGTCCATCTTACAAGAAAAAGAAATGTCTGATATACACTCGGATATATTCCTGAATCTGCTTTCACTGAATTTCAGCGAATCCTGATACTTTCTTTGCTCAGTAATGTCAGTATCCGAGCCACGATACCCAAGAATATTTCCATGCTCGTCAAAGTAAGGAGCTCCGCTTGATAATACATAAAGCAAACTTCCATCGCGATGAATCATCACATTTTCAAAATTTCTGAAAGTCTGCCCACTTTTCCAAACAGATTCAGCAAATACAATATACTTTTCTCTGTCTTCTTCAGGATGAAAATCAAAGAAATATTTTTTGCCAATAATCTCTTCAGGCTTGTAACCGAGCATATTTTCACTTACGGAATTTATGAATGTAAAGCAACCCTCTGTGTTTAATTCCCAAATTAATTCATTACTAATTTCTGTAACCTGAGTAAATCTCGTTATGCTTTCATATAATTTTTTATTTGCAAATATTTTTTCTGTTACGTCATTAAAGAAACATACTGCAAAATGTCCGTCTTTGGTATTTATAAGACCAAGATTTACATCACAATAAATAAATTCAGATTGACCGGTAATACATTCCAGACCATGTATTTCAGCTTTTTTTGAGTCAATTATCTCTGTAAATAAGTCTTCAATTTTTGTTCTCGAATTATCACTTACTATTTCATTCAAAGTCATTTTCTGCATAACTTCACAGCTGTAACAGAATAATTCGCAAGCCTTCTCATTAGCAATTTCAATCTTCATTTCTTCAAGCTCAACCATCATAATTCCTTGATTTGAACCATTGAAGATAGATTTGAATTTATTCTCAGATTCCAAAATTGAATTTTGTGCTAATATTTCTTGAGTTTTATCTACCAATGAATAGACATACCCCAATACTCTGTTGAAATTGTCCTTTATAATATTTGAAACTATATTGATATTTCTGACAATTCCTTCAGAATCGGATATCAATACATCATAATTATTATTTCCATCAAAATTAAGGCTCTCGTCATTAGTATTTACAAATGCAAGAACATCAGAAATTAATTTATGCTTCAAATTTTCTTCAGTATCGCCTGTCAGTAGTTCCGCTTTGCTGTTAAGATGAATTATTTTGTTTTCTTCATCGGTGATAATCAGTCCTTCATTCATACTGTAAACAGTTGTCATAAATATATTTTTGGCTTTTGATATTTTTTGCTCATTAATCAGTTTTTGGGAGATAAGTTTCTTCTTAAGCATCTGATTAAGAAGAATAATCACAACTATAATTAATATTATCCAAAGAGAAGCAAATAATATTATTGATAAAGTCTTAAATTTCAAGTCTTTAAAAATTTCGACTTCATCTATCTTTGTAATTATATACCAATCAGTATATTTCAATTTAGAAGTATGTGCAAGAACCCTTTTATTCTGGTAATCACTAGTCCTTACTATTCCAAGTTCACCTTTTAATGCTTTTGCTGCCGGCAATTGTGTCATACTTACTGACACAGATTTTTGGTCTTTGAAATAAGGTTCATGCTTTAACTTTGTTAGCGGGTAAATGCTGTCAGCATATTGCCTGATTATAATTGATTCGGCTGTTTGGCTCTCTATGGGCCAGCTTTCTACAATTCTAAATAAATCATTATCCGGATTGTCAATTATAACTGCATAGATAGTTTTATCCAAATCATACAATCTCACACGTAGAAGCATTTCAAGCTGATTTTTCTGCTCAGGATTGTTATTACTGATATAGATATAATAATCCTTATCAAGGCTTTTCATATTTTGCAGTTTATACTTTAAGTGCTCTTTTAAATAATCTTGGTTTAAGGTATCTGTACTTAGCAATACACTTCCTGTGCTATCACAGATTAATACAGATTTATACAGATTGTGAATTATATCAAATTTAAAGGCATCAATGAGTCTTTTCTTGGCATTCAAATCGTTGCTTGCAATATATAAATTCAAATCATTATAATTTTGAGGTAAATAAATTTTTGCACGGGCATCATTAATATTCTCAAGCAACAAACTTTCAATCTGATTAATTTTCAAATTTGCAATTGATGTTAGCTGCTCAGTTTTATCTGCAATTAAATCATCTTCAATGTTGTGATAATAAAACCAACCGGAAAGTACAACTGACAAAAATGCAAATATACCAAATATAATCAATCCGATTTGATAATTTGAACTTTTATCATTAGATAATATTCTGTTTCTCATAACTTAACTAAAAACTAATTTCAAATTTAGTAAAATCAATACGCAAATATAAGCAAATCTATTAATTTAATTTGATTTCAATGTAAAAATATTCAATTTTGAAAGACTTCTTAATAACATAATTTCAAATTATTCGTTTATTCGAGATAATTAAATAACACATCTAAATAATGCAAAGAATATACTTTTTTATAATATCATTATTATTTTTACTACCTTATGAAAATACATATTCAGAAGGTAACGCACCACATCAGGCAGGAGCAATTTTTGGTCCGAATTTAATTTTTAATAACAGTAGAATTCCTTTGATACCAGGCACTGATGACTGCGGAGTATTTGAAAATGGGAACGCAATTGCATTTTGGGGCGGATTATTTTATACCTATACATATATACCTGATTATATATATTTAGATGCCAGATTATTTTATGAAAAAAGGCCCGTTGACCTGACTGCAAACTCAAGCGGCTACCAAGTCCTGAGCCCCGTTAGTAATCTCTACGAGCCTCTTATCAGAAAGCACCATTACTCAGGCTCGCTTGAGTATATTGCCTTTGATTTTGGAGTAAAAGTTCAACCCATAATGGAAATTCCTGCTTCTCTGAGAATTGGAATAGAAGCAGGAAATCCGATTGTCTCTGCAAACTATGAAAATACAGAACAGATAGTAAGCCCTCAGGGTGTATTATTTCCTGATGAGACACTTAAGAATACTGTCGCTTCAGGCAATATCAACGATGCCGGAACTGCATTTGCCGCAAGTTTATCAGCATCATACAGCTACAAACTCAACTCAGGTTTGATATTAGAACCTTCACTTACATATCGCAAATCACTTAATTCAATAGTTTCATCAAGTGATTGGAATCAGGATATTGTAAGATTATCAATTTCTGTTGGAATGAATTTTGGTGGAGATAAAGCACCGGGCAGATTGCCTGAAAAGCCTAAAGAAACTATAATCGAAGCGCCTGACGAAGAATCCAAACCAATAGTCAGAAGTATATCAACTGGAGAAGTAATTCTTCAGGAAACCATTGTAACACAGACTTATCCTATATTGCCATATATCTTTTTCAATTCTTTATCAGCTGATATTAAAAATGTTTACACTCTTAATTCACCTTCAAATTTCGATGAAGCAAAATTACCTAAAGACAATTTAAAGATTTATTACAACATTTTGAATATTATCGGAAGCAGAATGATTAAGTATCCTGATGCGAAACTTACTATCAGTGGCACTCAGGATGGATCTGAGAATATTGAATACAGAGATAATTCAATAGCAAGAAATCGAGCTGATAATATTGCAGAATACTTGAATAAAAATTGGAAAATTGAAAAAAGCAGATTGAAAGTTAATACTTTGCGAAAGGCAACTCTACCCACAAGCGAAGTTTACCCGGAAGGATTTGAAGAAAATCGCAGAGTTGAATTAGCTTCTGATGATATCAGAATCTTCGAACCTGTTGTGCATACAAAATTTTCAGAATTCAAACCTTCAACTAATAATATTATAATCAGCCCAACATTAGATTCTGATTTAGTAGAGTGGGATATCCAATTTATATTTAATGGTAAAGATGTTAAAAGATATCAGGGCAAGGGTAATATTCCATCATCATTTTCAATTAATGATATTATAAACACAAATGACATCACATCAGACAATCTGCTGAGATTTAATCTTAATGTTAAGGATATCAAAGGCACAAGTGAGAAGCTAAGCAGATCAATACCAGTGAATATAAATAGAAATAAATTTGAGCTTGGCAGATTGAATTTGATTGTTTTCGATTTTGATAAATCAGAAATAAACGATATGAATAAACAGATGATTGAAAATTTTGCTCTTAAAGCTGTAAAAAATAATTCGGAAATTGCAATTACCGGTTCGACTGACAGGCTGGGCGAAATTGATTATAATTTGAAATTGTCACAATCCCGTGCTGAAAACGTAAACAGACTACTGAAAACTCTTGCAAATAATCCTAACATAAAAGAAATAAAGGGTTTAGGTTCCTCAGCTCTTAAATTTGACAATAACACACCCGAAGGTAGATTTTACTCAAGGACTGTTCTTATTGAGGTACAAACTCCATTAGAGTAACTATTGCATTTTCATTTCATCTTTAATTTCCAAAGCTTGATTAAAATGCCTTTCTTCATGCAGAAGAATAATATCAAGAGCTACAGGTAATTTATATACAACCAGATTACTGGCAGGTGATGATATTACTGTATTTTCTGCTGACAATTTTTCAAGACTGACAATATATTGATAAAGTCTGGATTGAGCTAATTTAAATTTTTCAAAAATTGAATTATCCAGACTGCTTTTAGTAGGTTCCCATATAAGAAAAGTCTTTCCCTTTTTTGCTCTGTCCGGTGAAACTGATCGCAAAATCATATTGCCCAAATAATCTACGATAAAGTTGATATTTCCGATGAATGGGGTCTTATATTTACCTGTGAGAAGGTCATCGAATATTGGGAAGTAAGAACTGTTTATGACTATCAGGTGGTCAATAATCTGCCCGATACTCCACTCTTTACTGTTACGCTTGAAATTCAGCTCGATAAGACTTAAAGATCCAAACTCAGAGATATATTTATCAGTCATCGCTTCTGCTTTTTCAGACCACTTATTCATACATCACCCATTTATTAAATTCGTATAAATATAAAAATAGAGTAAATTTGAAAACAACAAATCTACTCTACTTGAATGAAATTTTAAAATATTATTTACGAAGTTGCAGTTGCAGCAGCACCACCACGTGGCTTAGAAACTCTTGCAATTACTGCATCTTCAGGTAATTCTATTTCAAGATTTTCCGTATTTAAATCTTTAAGATACAAAACAGAACCCATTTCCAATTTTCCAACAGGTGCTTCAATTGATTCAACCATATCCTTAGGAAGACATTTAATTTTAATCTTATGAAGTACTTGCATAAGTTTACCGCCTTGTCTTACACCAATAGGTTGACCACCTGTTAGCTTGAAAGGAACTTCTACTGAAATCTTTTGGTCTTGCTTGATTCCTTGTAAATCAAAATGCACAATTTGATCTGAAACAGGGTCAAATTTGACATCTTTAAGGAAACATAGTTTATCAATATTATCACTTTCAATTTTTAAATTTACTAATCTTGTAAGTGAAGTATAGACAACCGGGCGAAGGGACAATGGCTTTGCTTTAATACTAATATTCTCATCGCCATTGGCATAATAATTACCCGGAACATAACCGCTGTTGCGGACTGCTTTTGTAGCTTTCTTACCGGTTTCGCGTTTTTCAGCAACTAATGCTATTTCTTTCATTGTTTTTATATCCTCAAAACAAAGTTTATTTTATCTTTCAATTTCAAAAAGCGAACTTATCGAGCGATTGTCATGTGTTCTGATTATCGCTTCAGCCAATAGTTCTGCAATACTTATTACTTCAATTTTCTCACAAGGACGCTTCAAAGGTATTGTATCAGTAGCATATACTTTTTCGACAGCATCACAATTTTCAATTTTTTCAAGAGCCTGACCTGAAAATACAGGATGTACGGTAACACCGAATATTTGTTCAGCCCCTTTATCTTTCAGAGCTTCAGCACATTTAACAAAAGTAGTGCCTGTATCAATCATATCATCAACAATCAATATGTTCTTTCCACTAACTTCACCGATGATATTCATAATCTCAGATACATTGTGCTCAGGTCTTCTTTTATCAACCAGAACTAAATCTGCATTAATTCTTCTGGCGTAAGAGCGTGCAGTTTTCACACCTCCTACATCAGGCGAAGCAACAGCCAAATTGGTCAGACCAAGCCTTCTAACAGCTCTTAAAAGAACAGGTGAAGCGTACAAATGATCTAAAGGTATATCAAAAAAACCTTGTATCTGCGAAGAGTGCAAATCAATTGTGATAATCCTGTCTGCACCGGCTCGAGTAATTAAATTTGCTATTAATTTAGCAGTAACTGATACCCTCGGCTGGTCTTTGCGGTCTTGTCTTGCATACCCGTAATAAGGAATAACAGCTGTAACACGCTTTGCAGACGCACGCTTTGCAGCATCAATCATTATCAAAAGCTCCATGAGATTATCACTGGGAGCAAATGTTGATTGAACCAGAAACAAATCAACGCCTCTGACATTATCTTCGTATTTTGCCCAAATTTCACCATCACTAAAATTTCTGATATTTGTTTCAGTTAGTTCAATACCTAAATGACCGGCTACATTCTTTGCCAATGTTACGTTAGATCTACCTGAAGCGACTTTGAAATCGTGCATAATTGATATAATGTCCTTTATTATTGCTGGGACGGCAGGATTCGAACCTGCGAATGTCGGACCCAAAACCCGATGCCTTACCACTTGGCGACGTCCCAAAATTAGAAAATTTAAGGATTACAAAAATAATACTTTTTTACTTAATAACAAAAAGATTTTTATTTAATTTAATTTTAAGACTGATATATTTTTTAAATTTTTCTATCAATTATTATATTATTTCAAAAAATGATATATTGTAAGAATATTTACTTTGTATAAAATGTTATTTTTCAGTATTTTTACAAATTATTCTTAAACATATTTGAATTTTATGAAGAAAATTTTTAACGAATTTCAAATTGAGTCAAAAGACTTTGATGTGTATATGATGCTTGGTGTCACTCCGCTATTGCTTTCTATATATTATTATTTCGGTTACGGCTCCTTTTTAAAAGCAAATGTACCTTTTTTTTCGGAAACTCTACATGGGGATATACTAGCTTATATGTCACAGTTTGGAATATTTTTCATATTAATGTTTATTATTCCGGCAGCATATCTGAAATTGAAAATGAATGCAGATTTTAGCGACTTTGGATTAGGATTGGGCAATGTCAGGTCAGGTTTAAAGCTTTTAGCAATATGTATCCCTATTATAATTGTTGTTCTGTATTTTGGTACAGATGCACCTGATGTTAAATCAGAATATCCTCTTGCTAAAAGCTTGCATCAGGACAGAAGTATGCTTGTTTGGTATCACTTATCTTATGTTTTACTATATTACATTGCATGGGAATTTTTCTTTCGTGGTTTTTTACTCTTTGGCTTAAAAGACCGTTTCGGGATATTTAATGCGATTTTAATTCAAACTGTATCATCATGTCTGATTCATCTCGGCAAACCGGCAGGCGAAACAATAGGGGCTATTTTTGTGGGTATTTTATTTGGTTTCTTCGCAATTAGAACCCGTTCAATTTGGTATGTATTTATATTACATATTATTATGGGATTATCAACTGATTTGTATATTTTATTTATTCATGGAGCGTAATGAAAACTGCATTAATCACAGGTATCAATGGTTTTATTGGTAGTAATTTAGCCGAAAGACTGTTAAAAGAAGGATGGAAAGTAAGAGGTTTGATTCGCAAGTCTTCCGATTTGAAATTTTTAGAAGGTATGGATATAGAATATTATTACGGAGATATTACAGAGCCAAGTACACTAACGGAGCCGATGAACGGTATTGACAAAGTGTTTCATGTAGCTGCATTGTCTTCAGATTGGGGGCATTTCGAGAAGTTCTATCGCATAAATGTTGAAGGAACAGTAAATGTTGCTAAAGCTGCTCATTTGGCGGGTGTTGAGAGAATGATTTACATCAGTACTGTTGCTATGTATGGATTTGGCAGACTAAATGTAAAAGAATCTGACGAAAAACTTCATACCGATTTCCCTTATTGCGAAACCAAAAAAATTGCAGAAGAAAAAGTATTCGAGTTTGCCAGACAATCAGGATTAAGACTTACTGCTGTAAAGCCAGGAAACGTATTTGGTGTTAAAGACCATACATTTATTGAAAAATATTTAGATGCCCTCATTGCAGGCAAAGCCGGGTATATTGATGGTGGTCTGCGTAAAACTTGTCCTGTGTATGTCGAGAATTTGATTGATGGAATATTACTCGCATCAGAAAAAGAAGAAGCAATAGGCGAGACATTCTTTATAACTGATGGACTTGATATTAACTGGAAAGATTTCACTGATAAATTTTCTGATGAAT
This window of the Ignavibacteriota bacterium genome carries:
- a CDS encoding PAS domain S-box protein, which gives rise to MRNRILSNDKSSNYQIGLIIFGIFAFLSVVLSGWFYYHNIEDDLIADKTEQLTSIANLKINQIESLLLENINDARAKIYLPQNYNDLNLYIASNDLNAKKRLIDAFKFDIIHNLYKSVLICDSTGSVLLSTDTLNQDYLKEHLKYKLQNMKSLDKDYYIYISNNNPEQKNQLEMLLRVRLYDLDKTIYAVIIDNPDNDLFRIVESWPIESQTAESIIIRQYADSIYPLTKLKHEPYFKDQKSVSVSMTQLPAAKALKGELGIVRTSDYQNKRVLAHTSKLKYTDWYIITKIDEVEIFKDLKFKTLSIILFASLWIILIIVVIILLNQMLKKKLISQKLINEQKISKAKNIFMTTVYSMNEGLIITDEENKIIHLNSKAELLTGDTEENLKHKLISDVLAFVNTNDESLNFDGNNNYDVLISDSEGIVRNINIVSNIIKDNFNRVLGYVYSLVDKTQEILAQNSILESENKFKSIFNGSNQGIMMVELEEMKIEIANEKACELFCYSCEVMQKMTLNEIVSDNSRTKIEDLFTEIIDSKKAEIHGLECITGQSEFIYCDVNLGLINTKDGHFAVCFFNDVTEKIFANKKLYESITRFTQVTEISNELIWELNTEGCFTFINSVSENMLGYKPEEIIGKKYFFDFHPEEDREKYIVFAESVWKSGQTFRNFENVMIHRDGSLLYVLSSGAPYFDEHGNILGYRGSDTDITEQRKYQDSLKFSESRFRNISECISDISFSCKMDSLNKPKIVWMIGATEKITGYTIEELIKMECWGKIVHPEDLQTFDLNVVNIKRGETGFCKIRLIAKDNSIVWVESFVKSSVYNSDSNNHIIFGALRDITHSQVAEELLERERTFFENLFRFSPEGIVLLDNQDRVLDCNIEFEKLFGFKKEEIKGLQINDLIVPDNFKIEGQNLTNAVAIGKKIAFETKRQTKDGKLIDVSILGKPIIHTDGNQLAVYGIYRNISEQKLFENALKQSEEKNRAIVQAIPDLFFIIANDGTFRDCLVHDESRLYLPKSQFMGKNVSDVMPEHVCKLFFNALDRLNQTNQIQIFDFNLVLNGSNLWYEDRVLRINSEEILIISRDITDRKQIEDELITAKEKAEQSDRLKTSFLANMSHELRTPMSGIMGFTHLLADPNITAEEHSEFLSLLERSNKRLLNLINDILDLARIEAGKVDIVEDNFNINYLINDIAQLYYQSAAAKELNLEVFCSLIEDDAVIFSDQNKHHQIISNLVSNAIKFTEKGRIVIGYELIDDFVEIYVSDTGTGISDEFLPSLFDRFRQEDTSFNRTYEGAGLGLSIVKGLVEILGGEIRVETKKEEGTKFSYTIPYKKSNEKFEIGAKSVFEDDFGNIIDESKIFSILVAEDDLVNFLYIQKTLKRIKNVTLIHAENGRMAVDLFNLHSDIKLVLMDIKMPEMDGLTATKEILKQSPDAKIIAVTAYAQPDDRDDALDAGCIDYIAKPFLPEKLLEIVAKHLDVD
- a CDS encoding OmpA family protein translates to MQRIYFFIISLLFLLPYENTYSEGNAPHQAGAIFGPNLIFNNSRIPLIPGTDDCGVFENGNAIAFWGGLFYTYTYIPDYIYLDARLFYEKRPVDLTANSSGYQVLSPVSNLYEPLIRKHHYSGSLEYIAFDFGVKVQPIMEIPASLRIGIEAGNPIVSANYENTEQIVSPQGVLFPDETLKNTVASGNINDAGTAFAASLSASYSYKLNSGLILEPSLTYRKSLNSIVSSSDWNQDIVRLSISVGMNFGGDKAPGRLPEKPKETIIEAPDEESKPIVRSISTGEVILQETIVTQTYPILPYIFFNSLSADIKNVYTLNSPSNFDEAKLPKDNLKIYYNILNIIGSRMIKYPDAKLTISGTQDGSENIEYRDNSIARNRADNIAEYLNKNWKIEKSRLKVNTLRKATLPTSEVYPEGFEENRRVELASDDIRIFEPVVHTKFSEFKPSTNNIIISPTLDSDLVEWDIQFIFNGKDVKRYQGKGNIPSSFSINDIINTNDITSDNLLRFNLNVKDIKGTSEKLSRSIPVNINRNKFELGRLNLIVFDFDKSEINDMNKQMIENFALKAVKNNSEIAITGSTDRLGEIDYNLKLSQSRAENVNRLLKTLANNPNIKEIKGLGSSALKFDNNTPEGRFYSRTVLIEVQTPLE
- a CDS encoding DinB family protein; the encoded protein is MNKWSEKAEAMTDKYISEFGSLSLIELNFKRNSKEWSIGQIIDHLIVINSSYFPIFDDLLTGKYKTPFIGNINFIVDYLGNMILRSVSPDRAKKGKTFLIWEPTKSSLDNSIFEKFKLAQSRLYQYIVSLEKLSAENTVISSPASNLVVYKLPVALDIILLHEERHFNQALEIKDEMKMQ
- a CDS encoding 50S ribosomal protein L25 is translated as MKEIALVAEKRETGKKATKAVRNSGYVPGNYYANGDENISIKAKPLSLRPVVYTSLTRLVNLKIESDNIDKLCFLKDVKFDPVSDQIVHFDLQGIKQDQKISVEVPFKLTGGQPIGVRQGGKLMQVLHKIKIKCLPKDMVESIEAPVGKLEMGSVLYLKDLNTENLEIELPEDAVIARVSKPRGGAAATATS
- a CDS encoding ribose-phosphate pyrophosphokinase; the encoded protein is MHDFKVASGRSNVTLAKNVAGHLGIELTETNIRNFSDGEIWAKYEDNVRGVDLFLVQSTFAPSDNLMELLIMIDAAKRASAKRVTAVIPYYGYARQDRKDQPRVSVTAKLIANLITRAGADRIITIDLHSSQIQGFFDIPLDHLYASPVLLRAVRRLGLTNLAVASPDVGGVKTARSYARRINADLVLVDKRRPEHNVSEIMNIIGEVSGKNILIVDDMIDTGTTFVKCAEALKDKGAEQIFGVTVHPVFSGQALEKIENCDAVEKVYATDTIPLKRPCEKIEVISIAELLAEAIIRTHDNRSISSLFEIER
- a CDS encoding CPBP family intramembrane metalloprotease produces the protein MKKIFNEFQIESKDFDVYMMLGVTPLLLSIYYYFGYGSFLKANVPFFSETLHGDILAYMSQFGIFFILMFIIPAAYLKLKMNADFSDFGLGLGNVRSGLKLLAICIPIIIVVLYFGTDAPDVKSEYPLAKSLHQDRSMLVWYHLSYVLLYYIAWEFFFRGFLLFGLKDRFGIFNAILIQTVSSCLIHLGKPAGETIGAIFVGILFGFFAIRTRSIWYVFILHIIMGLSTDLYILFIHGA
- a CDS encoding NAD-dependent epimerase/dehydratase family protein → MKTALITGINGFIGSNLAERLLKEGWKVRGLIRKSSDLKFLEGMDIEYYYGDITEPSTLTEPMNGIDKVFHVAALSSDWGHFEKFYRINVEGTVNVAKAAHLAGVERMIYISTVAMYGFGRLNVKESDEKLHTDFPYCETKKIAEEKVFEFARQSGLRLTAVKPGNVFGVKDHTFIEKYLDALIAGKAGYIDGGLRKTCPVYVENLIDGILLASEKEEAIGETFFITDGLDINWKDFTDKFSDELGIPRTKSSFPYFLAYAVATVMEFIYTALDTKEPPLLTRYRIFNGGKDYTFSIEKAKNILGYYPKVDFDEAVKRAVNWYKNR